In a single window of the Streptomyces sp. NBC_00353 genome:
- a CDS encoding protein kinase, which produces MDDYAGRVLADRYRLPLPPSDEYELVETRAFDTASGQEVLVRQLPLPEVVEAEVLDADGLPSAARRTTGRAVRRSTDPAVRRAIEAAQAAAQVPDHPRLDQVFDVFAEDGSLWIVSELVAARPLAALLAERPLNPYRAAEIGSDVLMALRVLHAHGWTHRNITVRTVLICDDGRVVLTGLAAGAAEEALCGYVPTPQPDDEDAYGRPAVESGPTGPYVPPTASLPPAGPVGIAGPGEAIDDPVESADPVGLPASRHPAGELEAVRRPPNPDVHGAGSAAELRAARAGAIAAYRAGTRAAARVSEDRRQAGTSEPAEAEESGILPVQRPGRPDTGRVQPTGGWGPTADDPYDDEGDEEDDNEYGVPYGSDGGDDGNGGHRGKGPPGRRMHLTGTWGDGADFGRPVPAGGSNEDALRADARRHGTTSAAERGHQQPRKAASGRWDDIVAGDRGSSAYRGPATTLAAERARQTRIAVVGAVTERWAPEQAGPVHENWQLAPPIGPATDLWALGALLYRAVQGHAPYPEENAAELVQMVCGEPPAFAEECGPLRPVVESLLRQDPTERPDFEELRGWLRSLVRSAPEPEAGLDVVPLPSVDDTRLPVVRRRGELVRKRRGRLGSASAHGRHRQTRERPDRYERSRVERAPRAPREPKGPRALRTPPRPQQGDGRAPRRLGRLLLVLILLALAAAIAYAVMFMPKAGTGSDSKGSAPAATDTGAPGTSDGKPPSQPPRSSPSPGTQKPQTSRSAVALAPGYTLRKDEEGFEVGVLKGWQRSPANADRQIRYGSDGFSLLVVPGRDTVRAHGGDPLVYQRDKERELQPFRDSSWSSATGLRRIDVGRQAMAEGQFTWQDDTGREVYVRNLAMIVDGRYHVLQVLGPDSERDKVTAIYEQAIASYRVTS; this is translated from the coding sequence GTGGACGATTATGCGGGTCGGGTGCTTGCCGACCGCTACCGCCTGCCGCTGCCCCCTTCGGACGAGTACGAACTGGTCGAGACCCGGGCGTTCGACACGGCCAGCGGCCAGGAAGTCCTGGTGCGTCAGCTGCCGTTGCCGGAGGTCGTCGAAGCCGAGGTGCTCGACGCCGACGGGCTGCCCTCGGCGGCCCGGCGGACCACCGGGCGGGCGGTGCGCCGGTCCACGGACCCCGCGGTCCGGCGCGCGATCGAGGCCGCGCAGGCCGCCGCCCAGGTGCCCGACCATCCGAGGCTCGACCAGGTCTTCGATGTGTTCGCCGAGGACGGGTCCCTCTGGATCGTGAGTGAACTGGTCGCGGCCCGCCCGCTGGCCGCGCTGCTCGCCGAGCGGCCGCTGAATCCGTACCGGGCCGCCGAAATCGGCTCCGATGTGCTGATGGCCCTGCGGGTGCTGCACGCGCACGGCTGGACCCACCGGAACATCACCGTCCGTACGGTGCTGATCTGCGACGACGGACGCGTCGTGCTGACCGGTCTGGCGGCCGGGGCGGCGGAGGAGGCACTGTGCGGGTACGTGCCGACGCCGCAGCCCGACGACGAGGACGCGTACGGGCGGCCCGCGGTCGAGTCGGGCCCGACCGGTCCGTACGTTCCGCCCACCGCGTCGCTGCCGCCCGCCGGGCCGGTCGGGATCGCCGGGCCGGGCGAGGCCATCGATGATCCGGTCGAGTCCGCCGATCCGGTCGGGCTGCCGGCCTCGCGCCACCCCGCCGGTGAGCTGGAAGCCGTACGACGGCCGCCGAACCCCGACGTTCACGGTGCGGGCAGCGCCGCGGAGTTGCGGGCCGCACGGGCCGGAGCCATCGCTGCCTACCGGGCGGGCACGCGCGCCGCCGCACGTGTCAGCGAGGACCGGCGACAGGCCGGGACGAGTGAGCCGGCGGAAGCGGAGGAGAGCGGCATCCTTCCCGTCCAGCGCCCCGGACGGCCCGACACCGGCCGGGTGCAGCCGACGGGCGGCTGGGGCCCCACCGCCGACGACCCGTACGACGACGAGGGCGACGAGGAGGACGACAACGAGTACGGCGTCCCGTACGGCAGCGACGGGGGCGACGACGGCAACGGCGGTCACCGTGGGAAGGGGCCGCCCGGCCGGCGGATGCACCTGACCGGCACCTGGGGCGACGGCGCCGACTTCGGGCGCCCCGTTCCGGCCGGGGGCTCCAACGAAGACGCTCTGCGCGCCGACGCCCGACGCCACGGCACCACCTCCGCAGCGGAACGCGGGCATCAGCAACCGCGGAAGGCCGCCTCCGGCCGCTGGGACGACATCGTCGCCGGTGACCGTGGGAGTTCCGCCTACCGCGGCCCCGCCACCACCCTGGCCGCCGAGCGCGCCCGGCAGACCCGGATCGCCGTCGTCGGTGCCGTCACCGAGCGCTGGGCGCCCGAGCAGGCCGGACCGGTCCACGAGAACTGGCAGCTGGCGCCGCCCATCGGCCCGGCCACCGACCTCTGGGCGCTCGGCGCCCTGCTCTACCGAGCCGTCCAGGGCCATGCCCCGTACCCCGAGGAGAACGCGGCCGAGCTCGTCCAGATGGTCTGCGGCGAGCCGCCCGCCTTCGCCGAGGAGTGCGGTCCGCTGCGCCCCGTCGTCGAGTCGCTGCTGCGCCAGGACCCCACCGAGCGGCCGGACTTCGAGGAGCTGCGCGGCTGGCTGCGCTCTCTCGTACGGTCGGCGCCCGAGCCCGAGGCCGGTCTCGATGTCGTGCCCCTGCCGTCCGTCGACGACACCCGGCTGCCCGTCGTACGCCGCCGGGGCGAGCTGGTCCGTAAGCGCCGCGGCCGGCTGGGCAGTGCCTCGGCGCACGGCCGCCACCGCCAGACGAGGGAGAGGCCCGACCGGTATGAGCGGTCACGGGTGGAGAGAGCGCCCAGGGCTCCGCGTGAGCCCAAGGGGCCCAGGGCGTTGCGCACCCCGCCCCGTCCGCAGCAGGGTGACGGCCGTGCGCCGCGGCGGCTCGGGCGGCTGCTGCTCGTGCTGATTCTGCTGGCCCTGGCCGCGGCCATCGCGTACGCCGTGATGTTCATGCCCAAGGCCGGCACCGGATCCGACTCGAAGGGATCGGCCCCGGCCGCCACGGACACCGGCGCCCCCGGCACGTCCGACGGGAAGCCGCCGTCGCAGCCGCCCCGGTCGTCGCCGTCGCCCGGCACCCAGAAGCCGCAGACCAGCCGCTCCGCTGTCGCGCTCGCCCCCGGATACACCCTGCGCAAGGACGAGGAGGGCTTCGAGGTCGGTGTGCTGAAGGGCTGGCAGCGCAGCCCCGCCAACGCGGACCGGCAGATACGGTACGGCAGCGACGGGTTCAGTCTGCTGGTCGTGCCGGGGCGCGACACCGTGCGGGCCCACGGCGGTGATCCGCTGGTCTACCAGCGCGACAAGGAGCGGGAGTTGCAGCCCTTCCGGGACTCCAGCTGGTCCTCGGCGACGGGGCTGCGCCGTATCGACGTCGGTCGACAGGCCATGGCGGAGGGCCAGTTCACCTGGCAGGACGACACCGGGCGCGAGGTGTACGTCCGTAACCTCGCGATGATCGTCGACGGCCGCTACCACGTGCTCCAGGTGCTCGGTCCGGACAGCGAGCGCGACAAGGTGACAGCCATCTACGAACAGGCCATCGCCTCCTACCGCGTGACTTCCTGA
- a CDS encoding serine/threonine-protein kinase, translated as MSEAEQAREPQRDTDGRLLAGRYRLGEVLGRGGMGTVWRAVDETLGRTVAVKELRFPSAIDDDEKRRLITRTLREAKAIARIRNNGAVTVYDVVDEDDRPWIVMELIEGKSLAEVVREDGVLTPKRAAEVGLAILDVLRLAHREGILHRDVKPSNVLISEDGRVVLTDFGIAQVEGDPSVTSTGMLVGAPSYISPERARGHKPGPPADLWSLGGLLYASVEGCPPYDKGSAIATLTAVMTEPLDPPKNAGPLEEVIYGLLARDPEQRLDDAGARALLNDVIHAADKPAPVVPPPADSTQVMALPGRVAAPRTKGASKLAEAGEGARDRLRGALRSVRNAKAAPGAGAGVAVAASTTTASASAASTAPRTAPSAPARPTASPASAVGGVPPQRPGGSSNAPVRASITDVVPRRTLVIIAVVVALAVLGTVLALTLGGGDKSSGSSGSGKGGTSASAAGSSADTDEGDASGKDQGQEPSNDQGEGKGEGKGKDKDDDSGKGSDDSGTGSSKAGDALPDGYRTVTNKQFHFTMAMPKNFTRYKIAGSNSGQIYAVGGGFPRVQIDYNSSPGKDAAAAWNAARSAVAASSDGYRHLGIRKVEFNGYPTVADWEFERTQQGQRIRVLNRGFRADDTHGYSIMISCKASEWNSKECRTLRETAFATFKPKD; from the coding sequence ATGTCGGAGGCGGAGCAGGCACGGGAGCCCCAACGGGACACGGATGGACGTCTCCTTGCGGGTAGGTACCGGCTCGGGGAGGTGCTGGGCCGGGGCGGTATGGGCACGGTCTGGCGTGCCGTCGACGAGACGCTGGGCCGCACGGTGGCGGTCAAGGAGCTGCGGTTCCCGTCGGCCATCGATGACGACGAGAAGCGCCGGCTGATCACTCGCACACTGCGCGAGGCGAAGGCGATCGCCAGGATCCGCAACAACGGTGCGGTGACGGTCTACGACGTGGTCGACGAGGACGACCGGCCGTGGATCGTGATGGAACTCATCGAGGGCAAGTCGCTTGCCGAGGTGGTGCGCGAGGACGGTGTGCTGACGCCGAAGCGCGCGGCCGAGGTCGGCCTGGCCATCCTTGACGTGCTGCGTCTGGCGCACCGCGAGGGCATTCTGCACCGCGATGTGAAGCCGTCCAACGTGCTGATCTCCGAGGACGGCCGGGTCGTCCTGACCGACTTCGGCATCGCACAGGTCGAGGGCGACCCGTCCGTCACCTCGACGGGCATGCTTGTCGGTGCCCCCTCGTACATCTCGCCGGAACGCGCCCGCGGGCACAAGCCCGGACCACCCGCCGACCTGTGGTCGCTCGGCGGACTGCTGTACGCGAGCGTCGAGGGCTGCCCGCCGTACGACAAGGGGTCGGCCATCGCGACCCTGACCGCGGTGATGACCGAGCCGCTCGACCCGCCGAAGAACGCGGGTCCGCTGGAGGAGGTCATCTACGGTCTGCTCGCCAGGGACCCGGAGCAGCGGCTCGACGACGCGGGTGCGCGGGCCCTGCTCAACGATGTGATCCACGCAGCCGACAAGCCCGCCCCTGTGGTCCCCCCGCCGGCCGACTCCACCCAGGTGATGGCGCTGCCCGGCCGCGTCGCCGCCCCCCGCACCAAGGGGGCTTCGAAGCTCGCGGAGGCCGGGGAGGGTGCGCGTGACCGCCTGCGCGGCGCGCTGCGTTCCGTGCGGAACGCGAAGGCGGCGCCGGGCGCCGGTGCGGGTGTGGCTGTTGCCGCCTCGACGACCACTGCTTCCGCTTCTGCCGCTTCGACTGCGCCGCGGACCGCTCCTTCGGCTCCGGCCCGGCCCACGGCTTCGCCGGCCTCCGCCGTCGGTGGCGTACCCCCGCAGCGTCCGGGCGGGTCGTCGAACGCGCCGGTACGGGCGTCCATCACGGACGTGGTGCCCCGCCGCACCCTGGTGATCATTGCGGTCGTCGTCGCGCTCGCCGTGCTCGGCACGGTCCTTGCACTCACGCTGGGCGGGGGTGACAAGAGCAGCGGGAGCAGCGGTTCCGGCAAGGGCGGCACCTCCGCCTCGGCGGCCGGCTCCTCCGCCGACACGGACGAGGGCGACGCAAGCGGCAAGGACCAGGGCCAGGAACCGAGCAACGATCAGGGCGAGGGTAAGGGCGAGGGCAAGGGCAAGGACAAGGACGACGACTCGGGCAAGGGGTCGGACGACTCCGGGACCGGGAGTTCGAAGGCCGGCGACGCGTTGCCCGACGGGTACAGAACGGTCACCAACAAGCAGTTCCACTTCACGATGGCGATGCCCAAGAACTTCACGCGCTACAAGATCGCGGGCAGTAACTCGGGCCAGATCTACGCCGTCGGCGGTGGATTCCCGCGCGTCCAGATCGACTACAACAGCTCTCCCGGGAAGGATGCCGCTGCCGCCTGGAACGCCGCGAGGAGCGCGGTCGCGGCCAGCAGCGACGGCTACCGGCACCTCGGGATAAGGAAGGTCGAGTTCAACGGCTACCCGACCGTAGCCGACTGGGAGTTCGAGCGTACGCAGCAGGGCCAGCGGATCCGGGTACTGAACCGTGGTTTCCGGGCCGACGACACGCACGGCTACTCGATCATGATCAGCTGCAAGGCGAGCGAGTGGAACAGCAAGGAGTGCCGGACACTGCGCGAGACGGCCTTCGCCACGTTCAAGCCCAAGGACTGA